Proteins found in one Oncorhynchus tshawytscha isolate Ot180627B linkage group LG25, Otsh_v2.0, whole genome shotgun sequence genomic segment:
- the LOC112224506 gene encoding histone-lysine N-methyltransferase PRDM9 isoform X4, protein MSEEVIVVEWADPGVSEEGCQVQIITDNPSAVFSDSLVQNILVNTVVQGQEEGHQLLDDNGNDLYCEECHTSNKDQCDVQGGLSFMLDSPTPMGIPQRALLTLPHGLVVGRSSIPGAGLGVLNQGPAVAPGMHFGPCEGEVTTRERAVASDYSWEVWNSKSESEYIDAARDTHSNWMRYVNCARNEEEGNLIALQYRGIVFFHCCRSIPPGDEFLFWPGGRFIERFRDPSDQIWLRKCTPSEFRTDLSSQVFLCCQCQLTFTTKSYLQKHTEKSHSLDLSPASELSELDNHLSNGNVKPDPMSSSSVGELAYRCPQCPKSFKQKGHVQRHMRNVHSKVKPYCCIHCRRCFAQLSCLARHQIRVHGKKKKQGIEEFMSEEVRGKSQPSPDRTQETESSTSDAPPTGTSVLFPCPHCPFSSTVESSLCQHMKSHDQREKVIKMQAFVEVREESTHKPESPELPSDALHTEPQTDEPAQRGEEANSCSQCGKSFKQKGHFQRHMRAVHSNVRPYCCPQCRKCFAQGYDLARHQLRVHGTKKKRRVVEVRGENLPRPASDSAWEPEPTFNDSPTETQTGRAPSQRLRNLRVKSTRTSKAKTKTNAPKQISTKKRSHSDPDSDLDMEKEIEGEAVGEEAQYSCTECQGTYDNPESLRSHQCIQVVVGPPPYSCSTCGVTFKRYTTLKKHKLNKHPKENMRYCCTRCGRFFSQAAGLQRHLEAEVCKDIQLSSEAVPCSYCQFSFTEERYLRKHVKRHHPEEYVSQASGLGSGLIPPEQKAVEGGEVHLCFQCGKSYKYVKCFKSHRCFQSVTAKRYLCNDCGKGFSCFYSLKQHQRIHTGEKPYRCSYCEKCFSHSGQLNVHVRIHTGEKPFLCTECGETFRQSGDLKRHERKHTGVKPCTCPECGKSFSRPQSLKAHQLLHNGEKLYKCDQCVKRFSRNYHLTRHHEKMHS, encoded by the exons ATGTCTGAAGAAGTGATCGTCGTGGAGTGGGCAGATCCTGGTGTGTCAGAGGAGGGATGCCAAGTCCAAATCATTACAGACAACCCCTCTGCAG TGTTCTCTGACAGCCTGGTCCAGAATATATTGGTGAACACTGTGGTACAAGGCCAAGAGGAGGGTCATCAACTACTAGATGACAACGGTAATGACCTCT ATTGTGAGGAGTGTCATACCTCCAACAAAGACCAGTGTGATGTCCAAGGTGGTCTGTCCTTCATGCTGGACTCTCCCACTCCAATGGGTATACCCCAGAGGGCCCTCCTCACCCTACCCCATGGGCTGGTGGTAGGCAGGTCCAGTATCCCAGGGGCAGGCCTGGGGGTCCTAAACCAAGGGCCAGCTGTGGCCCCAGGAATGCACTTTGGCCCCTGTGAGGGGGAGGTGACTACCAGGGAAAGAGCAGTAGCAAGTGACTATTCCTGGGAG GTCTGGAACAGTAAGAGTGAATCTGAGTACATTGACGCTGCACGAGACACTCATTCCAACTGGATGAG gtatgTTAACTGTGCTCGTAATGAAGAGGAGGGTAATCTCATAGCACTCCAGTACAGGGGGATTGTTTTCTTCCACTGCTGCCGCTCCATCCCCCCAGGAGATGAGTTCCTGTTTTGGCCTGGGGGCAGATTCATCGAAAGGTTTAGGGACCCCTCTGACCAAATCTGGCTCCGAAAGTGCACCCCTTCAG agTTTAGGACAGATTTGTCGTCTCAGGTTTTCCTCTGCTGTCAGTGCCAGCTTACTTTCACCACCAAGTCCTACCTTCAAAAACATACAGAGAAATCACACTCTCTGGACCTATCACCTGCGTCTGAACTGAGTGAGCTTGACAATCACCTTTCTAACGGCAATGTAAAGCCAGACCCGATGTCGTCGTCCTCTGTAGGGGAGTTGGCCTACCGGTGCCCTCAGTGTCCTAAGAGCTTTAAGCAGAAGGGCCACGTCCAGAGACACATGCGAAATGTCCACTCCAAGGTGAAACCGTACTGCTGCATCCATTGTAGGAGGTGTTTCGCTCAGCTGTCTTGTCTGGCCAGGCACCAGATACGAGTTCATggaaagaagaagaagcaggGAATAGAAGAGTTTATGTCTGAAGAGGTCAGAGGGAAGAGTCAGCCATCCCCTGACAGGACCCAGGAAACAGAGTCCTCCACCTCTGATGCTCCACCTACAGGGACCTCTGTCTTATTCCCGTGTCCTCATTGCCCATTCTCTTCTACTGTGGAGAGCAGCCTTTGTCAGCACATGAAGAGCCATGACCAAAGGGAAAAGGTCATCAAAATGCAGGCTTTTGtagaggtcagagaggagagCACCCATAAACCTGAATCCCCAGAACTCCCCTCTGATGCTCTACATACAGAGCCCCAGACAGATGAGCCGGCACAAAGAGGTGAGGAGGCCAACAGCTGctctcagtgtgggaagagctttaaACAGAAGGGTCACTTCCAAAGACACATGCGAGCTGTCCACTCCAACGTCAGACCCTACTGCTGCCCCCAGTGCAGGAAGTGTTTTGCTCAGGGGTATGACCTGGCGAGGCACCAGCTACGAGTTCATGGAACGAAGAAGAAGCGTCGAGTAGTAGAGGTCAGAGGTGAGAATCTGCCCCGGCCGGCCTCTGACAGCGCCTGGGAACCGGAGCCCACCTTCAATGATTCACCAACAGAGACCCAGACTGGAAGAGCTCCCTCTCAGAGACTAAGGAACCTCAGAGTAAAGTCCACCAGGACCTCTAAAGCCAAAACTAAGACAAACGCACCAAAACAAATCAGTACCAAGAAGAGATCCCATTCAGATCCTGATTCAGATCTGGACATGGAGAAGGAgattgagggagaggctgttggaGAGGAGGCCCAGTACAGCTGCACTGAGTGTCAGGGAACCTACgacaacccagagtctctcagatcCCATCAGTGCATCCAGGTCGTGGTGGGGCCGCCGCCGTATTCTTGCTCTACATGTGGGGTTACCTTCAAACGGTACACCACCCTGAAGAAGCACAAGCTCAACAAGCACCCGAAGGAAAATATGCGTTATTGCTGCACCCGCTGTGGAAGGTTCTTCAGTCAGGCTGCCGGTCTACAGCGCCACCTGGAGGCAGAAGTATGTAAGGACATCCAGCTGAGCTCTGAAGCTGTCCCCTGCTCCTACTGCCAATTCTCCTTCACCGAGGAGAGGTACCTCCGGAAGCACGTTAAGAGACACCACCCTGAGGAGTATGTCTCTCAGGCCTCAGGCCTGGGCTCAGGCCTCATTCCGCCAGAGCAGAAGGCCGTAGAGGGGGGAGAGGTCCACCTCTGctttcagtgtgggaagagctacAAGTATGTTAAATGCTTCAAATCGCACAGGTGTTTCCAGTCAGTCACAGCCAAACGGTACTTGTGCAATGACTGTGGGAAAGGTTTTTCTTGTTTCTACAGCCTTAAGCAGCATCAGcggattcacacaggagagaagccatacCGCTGTTCTTATTGCGAGAAGTGTTTTAGCCACTCTGGACAGCTGAATGTGCACGTGAggatacacacaggggagaagcctttccTGTGTACAGAGTGTGGAGAGACCTTCCGTCAATCTGGGGATCTGAAGCGCCATGAGAGAAAACACACTGGGGTGAAACCATGTACCTGTCCTGAATGTGGGAAAAGCTTCAGTCGACCTCAGAGTCTGAAAGCTCACCAGCTGCTGCACAACGGAGAGAAACTGTACAAGTGTGATCAGTGTGTCAAAAGGTTTTCACGAAATTATCACCTGACGAGACACCATGAAAAGATGCACTCATAA
- the LOC112224506 gene encoding histone-lysine N-methyltransferase PRDM9 isoform X5, with amino-acid sequence MRYVNCARNEEEGNLIALQYRGIVFFHCCRSIPPGDEFLFWPGGRFIERFRDPSDQIWLRKCTPSEFRTDLSSQVFLCCQCQLTFTTKSYLQKHTEKSHSLDLSPASELSELDNHLSNGNVKPDPMSSSSVGELAYRCPQCPKSFKQKGHVQRHMRNVHSKVKPYCCIHCRRCFAQLSCLARHQIRVHGKKKKQGIEEFMSEEVRGKSQPSPDRTQETESSTSDAPPTGTSVLFPCPHCPFSSTVESSLCQHMKSHDQREKVIKMQAFVEVREESTHKPESPELPSDALHTEPQTDEPAQRGEEANSCSQCGKSFKQKGHFQRHMRAVHSNVRPYCCPQCRKCFAQGYDLARHQLRVHGTKKKRRVVEVRGENLPRPASDSAWEPEPTFNDSPTETQTGRAPSQRLRNLRVKSTRTSKAKTKTNAPKQISTKKRSHSDPDSDLDMEKEIEGEAVGEEAQYSCTECQGTYDNPESLRSHQCIQVVVGPPPYSCSTCGVTFKRYTTLKKHKLNKHPKENMRYCCTRCGRFFSQAAGLQRHLEAEVCKDIQLSSEAVPCSYCQFSFTEERYLRKHVKRHHPEEYVSQASGLGSGLIPPEQKAVEGGEVHLCFQCGKSYKYVKCFKSHRCFQSVTAKRYLCNDCGKGFSCFYSLKQHQRIHTGEKPYRCSYCEKCFSHSGQLNVHVRIHTGEKPFLCTECGETFRQSGDLKRHERKHTGVKPCTCPECGKSFSRPQSLKAHQLLHNGEKLYKCDQCVKRFSRNYHLTRHHEKMHS; translated from the exons ATGAG gtatgTTAACTGTGCTCGTAATGAAGAGGAGGGTAATCTCATAGCACTCCAGTACAGGGGGATTGTTTTCTTCCACTGCTGCCGCTCCATCCCCCCAGGAGATGAGTTCCTGTTTTGGCCTGGGGGCAGATTCATCGAAAGGTTTAGGGACCCCTCTGACCAAATCTGGCTCCGAAAGTGCACCCCTTCAG agTTTAGGACAGATTTGTCGTCTCAGGTTTTCCTCTGCTGTCAGTGCCAGCTTACTTTCACCACCAAGTCCTACCTTCAAAAACATACAGAGAAATCACACTCTCTGGACCTATCACCTGCGTCTGAACTGAGTGAGCTTGACAATCACCTTTCTAACGGCAATGTAAAGCCAGACCCGATGTCGTCGTCCTCTGTAGGGGAGTTGGCCTACCGGTGCCCTCAGTGTCCTAAGAGCTTTAAGCAGAAGGGCCACGTCCAGAGACACATGCGAAATGTCCACTCCAAGGTGAAACCGTACTGCTGCATCCATTGTAGGAGGTGTTTCGCTCAGCTGTCTTGTCTGGCCAGGCACCAGATACGAGTTCATggaaagaagaagaagcaggGAATAGAAGAGTTTATGTCTGAAGAGGTCAGAGGGAAGAGTCAGCCATCCCCTGACAGGACCCAGGAAACAGAGTCCTCCACCTCTGATGCTCCACCTACAGGGACCTCTGTCTTATTCCCGTGTCCTCATTGCCCATTCTCTTCTACTGTGGAGAGCAGCCTTTGTCAGCACATGAAGAGCCATGACCAAAGGGAAAAGGTCATCAAAATGCAGGCTTTTGtagaggtcagagaggagagCACCCATAAACCTGAATCCCCAGAACTCCCCTCTGATGCTCTACATACAGAGCCCCAGACAGATGAGCCGGCACAAAGAGGTGAGGAGGCCAACAGCTGctctcagtgtgggaagagctttaaACAGAAGGGTCACTTCCAAAGACACATGCGAGCTGTCCACTCCAACGTCAGACCCTACTGCTGCCCCCAGTGCAGGAAGTGTTTTGCTCAGGGGTATGACCTGGCGAGGCACCAGCTACGAGTTCATGGAACGAAGAAGAAGCGTCGAGTAGTAGAGGTCAGAGGTGAGAATCTGCCCCGGCCGGCCTCTGACAGCGCCTGGGAACCGGAGCCCACCTTCAATGATTCACCAACAGAGACCCAGACTGGAAGAGCTCCCTCTCAGAGACTAAGGAACCTCAGAGTAAAGTCCACCAGGACCTCTAAAGCCAAAACTAAGACAAACGCACCAAAACAAATCAGTACCAAGAAGAGATCCCATTCAGATCCTGATTCAGATCTGGACATGGAGAAGGAgattgagggagaggctgttggaGAGGAGGCCCAGTACAGCTGCACTGAGTGTCAGGGAACCTACgacaacccagagtctctcagatcCCATCAGTGCATCCAGGTCGTGGTGGGGCCGCCGCCGTATTCTTGCTCTACATGTGGGGTTACCTTCAAACGGTACACCACCCTGAAGAAGCACAAGCTCAACAAGCACCCGAAGGAAAATATGCGTTATTGCTGCACCCGCTGTGGAAGGTTCTTCAGTCAGGCTGCCGGTCTACAGCGCCACCTGGAGGCAGAAGTATGTAAGGACATCCAGCTGAGCTCTGAAGCTGTCCCCTGCTCCTACTGCCAATTCTCCTTCACCGAGGAGAGGTACCTCCGGAAGCACGTTAAGAGACACCACCCTGAGGAGTATGTCTCTCAGGCCTCAGGCCTGGGCTCAGGCCTCATTCCGCCAGAGCAGAAGGCCGTAGAGGGGGGAGAGGTCCACCTCTGctttcagtgtgggaagagctacAAGTATGTTAAATGCTTCAAATCGCACAGGTGTTTCCAGTCAGTCACAGCCAAACGGTACTTGTGCAATGACTGTGGGAAAGGTTTTTCTTGTTTCTACAGCCTTAAGCAGCATCAGcggattcacacaggagagaagccatacCGCTGTTCTTATTGCGAGAAGTGTTTTAGCCACTCTGGACAGCTGAATGTGCACGTGAggatacacacaggggagaagcctttccTGTGTACAGAGTGTGGAGAGACCTTCCGTCAATCTGGGGATCTGAAGCGCCATGAGAGAAAACACACTGGGGTGAAACCATGTACCTGTCCTGAATGTGGGAAAAGCTTCAGTCGACCTCAGAGTCTGAAAGCTCACCAGCTGCTGCACAACGGAGAGAAACTGTACAAGTGTGATCAGTGTGTCAAAAGGTTTTCACGAAATTATCACCTGACGAGACACCATGAAAAGATGCACTCATAA